ATTCCCTTTGCTGATTGTGTAGGATTTGTTCTTTCTGTAGAAAATGGTGAGTTTGAAACCACAGCTACAGCTACCAGTCATTTTTTATATACCAACACCGCTATTTTAATTAAAAACCTGACAGGTCTTAATGCGATTGAAGCCAGTCGGTTCCTTGTTGTTACTTCAGGCGCAGCAACGGTTTCTGTTATTTATCTTACTGTAAAAAGCATTGCAAAGACCGAATGGGCAGCCATTACAGCGGCTATTGTCTTTGGTTTCAGTTTTTCCTTTTGGAGGAATGCTGAAATTGTGGAAGTATACACCTATAATTCTTTATGGGTAAGTCTTTTTTTCTATTCCATGACAAAAGTCTTTAGTGAAAAGAAAAACGCACATATTATACTAAGCAGTTTGTTCCTGGGGATTAGTCTCTGGGTGCACATCCAGAACATTTTGATGATTCCTGCTTTGCTTCTTTTTTTATTTTATTTCAAAGAAGAAAAAAAGTACATGTATTCATCGCTTGCTCTTTTTATCGTATTATTTTCATCCTTGTTTATTCTGAATATTGCTCAGGGATTGCCTTTTAAATCCCCCTACTCTTCAGATCAGGGAACGTGGGTTCAGGATTCATTGAAACAGACCCCGGTACAATTGATAAAAGACTTTCTTTTATCTTTTTTCTACCTCATTTATAACTTCAATATTTTTATATTCTTCGGAGCTGCAGGAATCGCTTTGCTATATCGATTAAACAAGGAAATGTTTTATGTATTCTTTATTGCTGCCGTATTGGTATATGGTTTTTCCACATTCTATATTGTTTCAGACAATTATGTATTCTTTATCCCTTTCAATATTATTTTTGCGCTTTCCATAGGATATGGGTTGTCTTCAGCAAAATACGCTTCATTCAAAAAAGTTTCATGGATTTGCCTGTTTATTCCTTTAGGATATGTTATCTGCTACAACATTGCGCTCTCTACAGAAAAAGGAAAGGAAGCTCATGCATTTAAAAAATATAAGGGAGGCCTGAACTATTACTTGCTTCCATGGATGAACAACAATGCAGGTATCCTTGAATTTACCATTGATAAGAAAACAGCTCCTGAACCTATCCATTGGATGACATTCAGTGCCTTGGAATATATAAAGGTCTTAAAAAGCAAAGGTTATACTGAAGAGCAGATCCGAAAACTTTAACAATAATTATGAATCCAAAATATTTTGGGAGGCATATTTTTTGATAACTTTGGTTCAGTTAATACTTTAAACAAACACAAACAATGAGCTTAATTGACCTACTTACAGGGAACACTAGCAGCCAGGTTGCAGAACAGGCTGAAAACAAATTCGGAATCAATAGAAATCAAGTAATTGCTCTATTGGCCGTTGCTACCCCTCTTATCATTTCTTATCTTAGAAATAAATCACAAGATGCAAAAGAAGCAGAAGCTTTAAACAATGCACTTGATAAAGACCATAATGGAAGCATCTTAAATGATCCTTCACAAATTGAAGCAAGACAAGCAGAAGGCGGATCTATCCTTGACCATATTTTTGGCGGACAAAAAAGTACTGTAGAAAACCAGTTATCACAAAACACTGGAATTTCAATAGATAAAATCGGACCTATCCTTGCCATGTTAGCACCAGTAGTAATGGGATATATTGGCCAACAAAAGCAACAAAGCAATGTTGGTGCAGGAGGTTTAGGAGATCTTTTAGGAGGAATCCTTGGAAATGCTTCCAGCCAGGCTCAAACTCAACAATCCAATCCTTTAAATGACATTCTTGGA
This genomic interval from Chryseobacterium joostei contains the following:
- a CDS encoding protein O-mannosyl-transferase family: MKRDLSAIVLFFIFLVIYYIGSFTRIPFADCVGFVLSVENGEFETTATATSHFLYTNTAILIKNLTGLNAIEASRFLVVTSGAATVSVIYLTVKSIAKTEWAAITAAIVFGFSFSFWRNAEIVEVYTYNSLWVSLFFYSMTKVFSEKKNAHIILSSLFLGISLWVHIQNILMIPALLLFLFYFKEEKKYMYSSLALFIVLFSSLFILNIAQGLPFKSPYSSDQGTWVQDSLKQTPVQLIKDFLLSFFYLIYNFNIFIFFGAAGIALLYRLNKEMFYVFFIAAVLVYGFSTFYIVSDNYVFFIPFNIIFALSIGYGLSSAKYASFKKVSWICLFIPLGYVICYNIALSTEKGKEAHAFKKYKGGLNYYLLPWMNNNAGILEFTIDKKTAPEPIHWMTFSALEYIKVLKSKGYTEEQIRKL
- a CDS encoding DUF937 domain-containing protein, encoding MSLIDLLTGNTSSQVAEQAENKFGINRNQVIALLAVATPLIISYLRNKSQDAKEAEALNNALDKDHNGSILNDPSQIEARQAEGGSILDHIFGGQKSTVENQLSQNTGISIDKIGPILAMLAPVVMGYIGQQKQQSNVGAGGLGDLLGGILGNASSQAQTQQSNPLNDILGSVLGGGQSQSSGNPLNDILGSVLGGGNQQQQGGLGGILGNIFGK